A genomic region of Bacteroidota bacterium contains the following coding sequences:
- a CDS encoding Nif3-like dinuclear metal center hexameric protein, protein MRLVDVIRYFETQVSGYLQEDYDNSGLITGNPEMEIEKALICLDVTDAILDEAIRDNVSLVISHHPLIFSGIRKLNSQAYPDRVLIRAIKHDIAIFAIHTNLDNQASGVNFYLAKAMGLENLRILAPRKGLLRKLVVFCPVSHAENVRNALFMAGAGHIGQYDSCSFNLEGQGTFRAGPEANPFVGETGKLHRENEIRIETLYPVYLEQKIVKEMLLAHPYEEVAYDVYPIENKYDSVGAGMIGELPDAHDQSGFLEYLKNKLALPLIRHSPFTAKKIKKVAICGGSGSFLLKNAVAAGAHAFITSDIKYHQFFDADKNIFLADIGHYESERFTKDLIFDLLKKKFPNFAVRISEINTNPVRYFS, encoded by the coding sequence ATGAGATTAGTAGATGTTATACGTTACTTTGAAACCCAGGTTTCGGGTTATTTACAGGAAGATTATGATAATTCCGGATTAATTACCGGAAACCCGGAAATGGAGATAGAAAAAGCTCTTATTTGCCTTGATGTTACCGATGCCATTTTGGATGAAGCCATTCGTGATAATGTTTCCCTGGTTATATCTCACCATCCTCTGATTTTCTCGGGTATACGCAAATTAAACAGTCAGGCATATCCCGATCGTGTGCTGATCAGGGCCATCAAGCATGATATAGCAATTTTTGCTATTCATACCAATCTCGACAATCAGGCTTCCGGTGTGAATTTTTATCTGGCCAAAGCCATGGGTTTGGAAAACCTGAGAATTCTTGCCCCCAGGAAAGGGCTTCTGCGTAAACTGGTTGTTTTTTGTCCTGTCAGTCATGCGGAGAATGTTAGAAATGCCTTATTTATGGCCGGTGCAGGTCATATAGGACAATATGACTCCTGCTCTTTTAATCTGGAAGGACAGGGTACTTTCAGGGCTGGTCCGGAAGCCAATCCATTTGTGGGTGAGACCGGAAAATTGCATCGGGAAAATGAAATCCGGATTGAAACCCTCTATCCGGTTTACCTTGAACAAAAGATTGTAAAAGAAATGTTGCTTGCTCATCCCTACGAGGAAGTCGCCTACGATGTCTATCCTATTGAAAATAAATATGATAGCGTAGGGGCAGGAATGATCGGGGAGTTGCCGGATGCACACGATCAATCCGGATTCCTGGAATATTTGAAAAATAAATTGGCACTGCCTTTGATCCGCCATTCCCCTTTTACAGCGAAAAAAATTAAAAAAGTTGCTATCTGCGGTGGTTCCGGAAGCTTCCTGTTAAAAAATGCTGTTGCTGCCGGTGCTCATGCTTTTATTACAAGCGATATCAAGTATCATCAGTTTTTTGATGCCGATAAAAATATCTTCCTTGCCGATATAGGTCATTATGAAAGTGAAAGGTTCACAAAAGATCTGATCTTCGATTTGCTAAAGAAAAAATTTCCTAACTTTGCCGTCCGTATTTCTGAGATAAATACAAACCCAGTCCGTTACTTTTCATAA
- the proS gene encoding proline--tRNA ligase, with the protein MAKDFPSRAENYAQWYNDLVIKADLAENSAVRGCMVIKPTGYAIWERMQSVLDGMFKATGHVNAYFPIFIPKSFFSKEASHVEGFAKECAVVTHYRLKNSPDGKGVIVDEDAKLEEELIIRPTSETIIWDTYRTWIQSYRDLPLLVNQWANVVRWEMRTRLFLRTAEFLWQEGHTAHATQEEAIEETLKILDIYAEFAEKWMALPVLKGVKSPNERFAGAVETYCIEALMQDGKALQSGTSHFLGQNFAKAFDVKFLSKENKLEFVWATSWGVSTRLMGALIMAHSDDNGLVLPPKLAPVQVVIVPIYKKIEQLAEISEKVNRIRKELEDRGIRVKYDDRDTQKPGWKFSEYEFRGVPVRIALGPRDLENDTVEVARRDTLEKETLRIEDIGNKIEHLLEAIQDNLFQKALSFREENTTAVDTWEEFNDVLEKKGGFILAHWDGTAETEQKIKEETKATIRLIPIDGKMEDGKCIYSGKPSKQRVVFARAY; encoded by the coding sequence ATGGCCAAAGATTTTCCCAGCAGAGCAGAGAATTATGCCCAATGGTACAACGATCTGGTAATAAAAGCCGATCTCGCAGAGAACTCCGCAGTACGCGGTTGTATGGTAATTAAACCTACAGGTTATGCTATTTGGGAGAGAATGCAGTCGGTACTTGACGGTATGTTTAAAGCAACGGGGCATGTTAATGCCTATTTCCCGATCTTCATTCCAAAGTCGTTTTTTAGCAAGGAAGCCAGCCATGTGGAAGGTTTTGCCAAAGAATGTGCCGTTGTAACCCATTATCGTCTGAAAAACTCCCCGGATGGCAAGGGTGTGATCGTGGATGAGGATGCCAAGCTTGAAGAGGAGCTTATCATCCGCCCGACATCCGAAACCATCATCTGGGATACCTACCGTACCTGGATCCAATCCTATCGCGATCTTCCTCTGCTGGTAAACCAGTGGGCCAATGTGGTCCGTTGGGAAATGCGAACCAGGCTTTTCCTCCGCACCGCTGAGTTTCTCTGGCAGGAAGGGCATACGGCTCATGCTACCCAGGAAGAAGCCATTGAGGAAACTCTGAAGATCCTGGATATTTACGCTGAATTTGCTGAAAAATGGATGGCCCTGCCTGTACTCAAAGGAGTTAAATCACCTAACGAACGTTTTGCCGGGGCCGTTGAAACATACTGTATCGAAGCGTTGATGCAGGACGGTAAAGCCTTGCAATCCGGAACCAGCCATTTCCTGGGACAAAATTTTGCTAAAGCCTTCGATGTAAAGTTCCTTTCAAAGGAAAACAAACTCGAATTTGTATGGGCCACTTCCTGGGGTGTAAGTACCCGCCTTATGGGCGCACTGATCATGGCTCACTCCGATGATAACGGACTTGTACTACCCCCGAAGCTCGCTCCTGTACAGGTGGTTATCGTTCCCATCTATAAGAAAATTGAACAACTTGCTGAAATTTCTGAAAAAGTAAACAGGATCAGGAAAGAGTTGGAAGATCGTGGAATACGCGTTAAATACGATGACCGGGATACCCAGAAACCCGGCTGGAAATTCTCCGAATATGAGTTTAGAGGAGTTCCTGTGAGAATTGCCCTCGGACCAAGGGATCTTGAAAATGATACGGTGGAGGTTGCCAGAAGGGATACCCTCGAGAAAGAGACTCTCCGTATTGAAGACATTGGAAATAAAATAGAACATCTCCTGGAAGCCATCCAGGATAATCTGTTTCAGAAAGCTCTGTCTTTCAGGGAAGAAAATACTACGGCTGTGGATACCTGGGAAGAGTTTAACGATGTTCTTGAGAAAAAGGGCGGATTCATCCTTGCCCATTGGGACGGAACAGCCGAGACCGAGCAAAAAATTAAAGAAGAAACCAAAGCTACCATCCGTCTGATCCCAATTGATGGGAAAATGGAAGACGGGAAATGCATCTATTCCGGTAAACCTTCGAAACAAAGGGTTGTGTTTGCCCGGGCATATTAG
- a CDS encoding DUF2807 domain-containing protein, giving the protein MNRARTYLFILVLLITTSCDKDDVFGCFKGTGKIVKETRNVGDFKGIIMRDNLDVILIQDNECLVEVEAGKNLQSDIKTINENGVLEVRNENGCNWVRSYDKPMRVYLHVKQLDSIEYRSSGDLITENTLQNDSIKLDIREGSGSIRLSLDTQKSRINQHFGTADVTVTGKSNVNFIYNASYGPVNCENLETVFTYMNTSSTNDCYVNVSYVLEVIISNAGNIYYRGNPTEIKQVVSGSGQLIRME; this is encoded by the coding sequence ATGAACCGGGCAAGAACTTATCTGTTTATACTGGTACTTCTCATAACCACATCCTGCGATAAAGATGATGTTTTCGGTTGTTTCAAAGGCACAGGAAAGATAGTGAAAGAAACAAGGAATGTCGGAGATTTCAAGGGCATCATCATGAGAGACAACCTGGATGTGATCCTTATACAGGATAATGAATGCCTTGTGGAAGTGGAAGCCGGCAAGAACCTGCAAAGCGATATAAAAACGATCAATGAGAATGGCGTTTTGGAGGTACGGAACGAGAACGGATGTAACTGGGTAAGAAGTTATGACAAACCCATGCGGGTATACCTTCATGTTAAGCAGTTGGATTCCATTGAATACCGATCATCCGGCGACCTCATCACAGAAAACACATTACAAAACGATTCAATAAAACTTGACATAAGGGAAGGAAGCGGGAGTATCCGGCTCAGCCTTGACACTCAAAAATCGAGGATCAACCAGCATTTTGGGACAGCCGATGTGACCGTTACAGGTAAATCCAATGTGAACTTTATATACAACGCATCATACGGACCGGTAAACTGTGAGAACCTGGAAACCGTTTTTACTTATATGAACACATCCAGCACCAATGATTGCTATGTGAATGTAAGCTATGTACTGGAAGTGATCATCAGTAATGCGGGAAATATTTATTACCGGGGCAATCCGACAGAAATAAAGCAGGTAGTGAGTGGTAGCGGGCAGCTTATACGTATGGAATGA
- a CDS encoding acyloxyacyl hydrolase, translated as MKFPLNTFPAIYRGIWATLMIVFISLANNQDALAQFTHKRISSNLMVNGKVAYGFLIPHHLEMEILNSHFTAYEISISKATYGRTRWEYMYNYPVIGIAYWYSSLGTSPYLGNAHALMPYIDFPLTYGKEMRIFFRTALGIGYITNHFDRLENYKNIAIGSHWNAAVAFTLEMKQKVSERFIVSLGLGFNHFSNGSMKTPNYGINIPNASASLSYRLSKENPYFRKKLLPELRPFYFDGKKSLDLNIAGGLGYKNMNAEMEGKFLAWDIFTGIMKDVSYKSSVGVGLDASYDGTDEIALRQKYGETSENNFEMIKTGFEVGYALNMSRISFVGNLGYYLSGRYQGDGKIYEKIGIWCEISRDLFAHVTLKAHAGRADFLTLGIGYKIELIYY; from the coding sequence TTGAAGTTTCCCTTAAATACATTTCCTGCCATATACCGGGGTATATGGGCAACTTTAATGATCGTTTTTATTTCATTAGCGAACAATCAGGATGCCCTGGCACAGTTTACCCATAAAAGGATTTCCTCAAACCTTATGGTTAACGGTAAGGTAGCGTATGGATTTCTTATACCCCACCACCTGGAAATGGAAATCCTGAACAGTCACTTCACTGCATATGAAATCAGCATTTCAAAGGCGACATACGGAAGAACGCGATGGGAATACATGTATAACTATCCGGTTATCGGCATCGCATATTGGTATTCCAGCCTGGGTACATCGCCATACCTGGGCAACGCTCATGCCTTAATGCCCTATATCGATTTCCCTCTGACATACGGTAAAGAAATGCGAATATTTTTCAGGACGGCCCTGGGTATCGGATACATCACAAATCATTTCGACCGCCTGGAAAACTACAAGAATATTGCCATAGGGTCGCATTGGAATGCAGCGGTTGCATTTACCCTGGAAATGAAACAAAAGGTAAGTGAACGTTTTATTGTTTCTCTCGGACTTGGTTTCAACCATTTTTCCAATGGATCTATGAAAACCCCGAATTACGGTATCAATATCCCCAACGCATCAGCATCACTTTCTTACAGGCTCTCCAAAGAGAATCCCTACTTCAGGAAAAAGCTGCTTCCCGAACTTCGACCTTTCTATTTCGACGGAAAGAAATCCCTCGACCTGAATATAGCCGGGGGGCTTGGTTATAAAAACATGAACGCGGAAATGGAGGGCAAGTTCCTGGCATGGGACATTTTCACGGGTATCATGAAAGATGTTTCTTACAAAAGCAGTGTGGGTGTTGGCCTGGATGCTTCTTATGACGGAACCGACGAGATCGCTTTACGTCAGAAATACGGTGAAACATCCGAAAATAATTTCGAGATGATCAAAACCGGGTTTGAAGTCGGGTACGCGTTGAATATGTCGAGGATATCTTTTGTGGGAAACCTGGGATATTATCTAAGCGGCAGATATCAGGGGGATGGGAAAATCTATGAAAAGATCGGGATATGGTGCGAGATCTCCCGTGATCTTTTCGCGCATGTAACCCTGAAAGCACATGCAGGCAGGGCCGATTTTCTCACGCTTGGCATAGGATACAAAATTGAACTCATATATTATTGA